A single genomic interval of Mucilaginibacter boryungensis harbors:
- a CDS encoding Kelch repeat-containing protein, which produces MKRNLILVSICLFIIISCKKTSTTPDDNQATTVSSYSKVTLTGTAKLSLARIQMASVGLGNKVVFAGGFTNSLTNNGIGIVDNVDIYDISADKWSTAKLSEARRYISAAAAGTKMVFAGGADYRGQASATVDIYDINTNAWSSAKLSVARFGISAAAIGNKIYLIGGNAGTLVIDIYDTVTNTWSSISNGVYLFSQLNTGAIGNKIIFAGGNETGLSGISSPFYYIFDTETNTWKSGKLSMTRSYSSSAVSLNKMVVVGNMANNNANTAEIYDATTDSWSTVQLNTPRTSSASAACANIMMFAGGIYQTNNSRYQNSIDVFNAGTGQWSTSALSVARGQASGASAGNKVVFAGGMDDFNYSAQVDIFTLSN; this is translated from the coding sequence ATGAAACGTAACCTAATCCTGGTAAGCATATGCTTATTTATTATCATAAGTTGCAAGAAAACGAGTACTACGCCTGATGATAATCAAGCAACAACGGTTAGTAGTTATTCCAAAGTAACCCTTACCGGCACGGCTAAATTATCATTGGCTCGAATTCAAATGGCGTCTGTGGGGCTGGGAAATAAAGTTGTTTTTGCCGGGGGCTTTACAAATTCATTAACCAATAATGGTATTGGGATAGTTGATAATGTAGATATCTATGATATTTCTGCCGATAAATGGTCTACCGCAAAACTTAGCGAAGCGAGAAGATATATTTCTGCAGCGGCAGCAGGTACAAAAATGGTTTTTGCCGGCGGGGCGGACTATCGCGGGCAAGCATCAGCAACTGTAGACATATATGATATTAATACAAATGCATGGTCTTCTGCTAAATTAAGTGTTGCACGATTTGGTATTAGTGCGGCAGCTATTGGTAATAAGATATATCTGATAGGCGGTAATGCTGGCACCCTTGTTATTGATATTTATGATACCGTTACCAACACATGGTCTTCAATTTCTAACGGGGTTTACTTATTCTCTCAATTAAATACCGGAGCTATCGGAAATAAGATCATTTTCGCCGGAGGGAACGAAACTGGCCTGTCTGGAATCAGTAGCCCATTTTATTATATTTTTGATACAGAAACCAATACCTGGAAAAGCGGCAAATTGAGCATGACACGGAGTTATTCGTCGAGCGCAGTTTCATTAAATAAGATGGTTGTGGTAGGCAATATGGCTAATAATAACGCTAATACGGCTGAGATTTATGATGCCACAACCGACAGTTGGTCCACTGTTCAATTAAACACTCCAAGAACTTCGTCCGCAAGTGCAGCATGCGCTAATATTATGATGTTTGCCGGAGGTATTTATCAAACTAACAACTCGCGCTATCAAAATAGTATAGATGTTTTTAACGCTGGCACCGGACAGTGGTCAACCTCAGCCTTAAGTGTTGCCCGAGGCCAGGCCTCAGGTGCGTCTGCCGGTAACAAGGTTGTATTTGCCGGAGGGATGGATGACTTTAACTATTCAGCTCAGGTAGATATTTTCACTTTATCAAATTAA
- a CDS encoding RNA polymerase sigma factor: MTKIEFNTLVLRQASSLRSYALHFTHDADDANDLVQDTMLKAITYYNKFKEGTNLKGWLYTIMKNTFINNYRRFIKMSTFVTKSEEISSANLVFSSTKNQGEAKFVMDDIKRSLDKLPEDYYVPFTMYFEGHKYHEIADHLAIPIGTVKTRIHVARKILKKSLKAYDNGIKKPVYAEMD, encoded by the coding sequence ATGACAAAGATTGAGTTTAACACATTAGTATTACGTCAGGCAAGTTCACTACGTTCTTACGCCTTACATTTCACGCACGACGCGGATGACGCTAACGACCTTGTACAGGATACAATGTTGAAAGCAATTACTTATTATAATAAATTTAAAGAAGGCACCAATCTTAAAGGCTGGTTGTATACTATTATGAAAAATACTTTCATAAATAACTATCGCCGCTTTATTAAGATGAGCACTTTTGTAACTAAGTCCGAAGAGATCTCATCGGCTAACCTGGTATTCAGTTCAACTAAAAACCAGGGCGAAGCGAAATTTGTAATGGATGATATCAAACGTTCTTTAGATAAATTACCCGAAGATTACTACGTGCCTTTCACCATGTATTTTGAAGGTCATAAATATCACGAGATAGCCGATCATTTAGCTATCCCTATCGGTACCGTAAAAACACGGATTCACGTAGCCCGTAAAATATTGAAAAAGAGTTTAAAGGCTTATGATAACGGTATTAAAAAACCGGTATACGCCGAAATGGATTAA
- the murB gene encoding UDP-N-acetylmuramate dehydrogenase → MLQIQQNVSLKNFNSFGIEAKAKYFAEISHEDELVELFMDPQWLAVPRLVMGGGSNMLLLKDYDGLVIRMNIRGIEHRISHNDVFVEAGAGEVWNDLVNYAVAHEYAGLENLSLIPGSVGASPIQNIGAYGVELKDVFAGCRAFEIATGTFKTFTKEDCSFGYRESVFKTELKGQYIITCVKFHLSLIPNINLRYGAIEQELNNRGITNPTIKDVSQVVSHIRVSKLPDPSTIGNAGSFFKNPVITAGQFAGIQQKFPDVVNYPAGDGLIKLAAGWLIEQCGWKGKTVGHTGTWKNQALVLVNHGGATGTEIYALSSQIIDSVYTKFGVLLEREVNIIS, encoded by the coding sequence ATGCTCCAAATCCAACAAAACGTTTCCTTAAAAAACTTTAACTCCTTCGGTATCGAGGCTAAGGCGAAATACTTTGCCGAGATCAGTCACGAGGATGAGTTGGTGGAGTTGTTTATGGACCCGCAGTGGCTGGCGGTGCCTCGACTGGTAATGGGTGGCGGCAGTAATATGCTGTTGCTGAAGGATTATGATGGCTTGGTGATCCGCATGAATATCCGCGGGATTGAACACCGCATCAGTCATAACGATGTTTTTGTGGAGGCTGGCGCGGGCGAGGTTTGGAACGACCTGGTGAATTATGCAGTAGCCCATGAGTATGCCGGACTGGAAAACCTGAGTTTGATACCCGGCTCGGTGGGGGCATCGCCTATTCAAAACATCGGCGCTTATGGGGTTGAACTGAAAGATGTGTTTGCCGGCTGCCGCGCTTTTGAAATTGCTACTGGTACATTTAAAACCTTCACAAAAGAGGATTGTAGCTTTGGCTACCGCGAAAGTGTGTTCAAAACCGAACTGAAGGGGCAGTATATTATTACCTGTGTCAAGTTTCACCTGTCGTTAATACCAAATATCAATTTGCGCTATGGAGCTATTGAACAGGAATTGAATAACAGGGGCATTACAAATCCTACTATAAAAGATGTATCGCAGGTAGTGTCGCATATCCGAGTATCTAAATTGCCCGATCCTTCAACTATCGGTAACGCGGGCAGCTTTTTTAAAAACCCTGTAATTACGGCCGGGCAATTTGCCGGTATTCAACAAAAGTTTCCTGATGTGGTTAACTACCCGGCAGGTGATGGCTTAATTAAATTAGCCGCCGGCTGGCTTATTGAACAATGCGGCTGGAAAGGCAAAACGGTAGGCCATACCGGTACCTGGAAAAACCAGGCGCTGGTATTAGTGAACCATGGCGGGGCTACAGGTACTGAAATTTATGCATTGTCGTCGCAAATCATAGACAGTGTGTACACTAAATTTGGCGTTTTGCTGGAACGCGAGGTGAATATAATTAGTTAA
- a CDS encoding alpha-L-fucosidase, with protein sequence MKKLILPLVLLMLFKSASAQTITQDQRMQWWRDARFGMFIHWGLYSIPAGEWKGKEYPQIGEWIMKNARIPVAEYSELAKQFNPVKFDPKAFVATAKNAGMKYITITSKHHDGFAMFKSNASPFNIVDATPYHKDIIKQLADECHRQGIKICFYYSQSRDWHEPNGLDNDWDFPKERNFQQYLDTKVKPQLTELLTNYGEIGMIWFDTPMSISKDQAQSLKDLVRKLQPACIISGRLGGGVETDYQSTGDNVIPAATIPGDWEVPATLNNTWGYKKNDHAWKSPGELTRLLFDIASKGGNYLLNVGPTSEGVIPEESVKILARVGGWMKVNNEAIYSSHASPFNVEFDWGNITSKPGKLYLGFYNWPKGDFYLEGLKTKVKKIYLLSDPAKKPLTFKESYVKDIDHHRLQITLPKMAPDSMVSVVVMEIDGKTADVEGQISQQNDGSVHLPLVSAITTIDGQPVKQNGMANSGRPLDWNDTRQAASWTFKIEKPGTYNVDLITGESGSHGAPVWHGGQLVKITSGDQAIETRMVPDSKEYNIRAHYWKNIRTHSKTLTFNKPGTYTVSLSVLEVAPDKTAFNFKAMELKPGK encoded by the coding sequence ATGAAAAAATTGATCCTACCCTTGGTATTACTGATGTTGTTCAAATCGGCATCAGCCCAAACTATTACACAGGACCAGCGTATGCAGTGGTGGCGCGATGCCCGTTTCGGCATGTTTATTCATTGGGGGCTATACAGCATCCCTGCCGGTGAATGGAAAGGCAAAGAATACCCGCAGATAGGTGAATGGATCATGAAAAATGCCAGGATACCCGTAGCCGAATACAGCGAACTGGCCAAACAGTTTAACCCGGTAAAATTTGATCCGAAGGCTTTTGTGGCTACCGCTAAAAACGCGGGGATGAAGTATATTACCATCACCAGTAAGCACCACGATGGCTTTGCTATGTTTAAAAGCAATGCATCGCCGTTTAATATTGTTGATGCCACGCCTTATCATAAGGATATCATTAAACAACTGGCAGACGAGTGCCACAGGCAGGGCATTAAAATATGTTTTTACTACTCGCAATCGCGCGATTGGCATGAACCAAACGGCTTGGATAATGATTGGGATTTCCCGAAGGAGCGTAACTTTCAGCAATACCTGGATACCAAGGTTAAGCCGCAATTAACGGAATTACTGACCAACTATGGCGAAATAGGCATGATATGGTTTGATACGCCTATGTCCATTAGTAAAGACCAGGCACAAAGCTTAAAGGACCTGGTGCGCAAACTGCAACCGGCCTGTATCATCAGCGGGCGTTTAGGTGGCGGGGTAGAGACGGATTACCAGTCGACCGGCGATAACGTGATACCGGCGGCTACCATCCCCGGCGATTGGGAAGTACCGGCTACACTAAACAATACCTGGGGCTATAAAAAGAACGACCATGCCTGGAAATCGCCGGGCGAACTGACACGCCTGTTGTTTGATATTGCATCAAAAGGTGGTAATTACCTGCTAAATGTAGGCCCTACATCCGAAGGCGTTATCCCCGAAGAATCGGTAAAAATACTGGCCCGCGTGGGTGGGTGGATGAAGGTGAATAACGAAGCTATCTATAGTTCGCATGCATCGCCGTTTAATGTGGAGTTTGATTGGGGCAATATTACCAGTAAACCTGGTAAGTTATACCTTGGTTTTTACAATTGGCCTAAGGGCGATTTTTATCTTGAAGGGTTGAAAACCAAAGTAAAAAAGATCTATCTGCTTTCCGACCCGGCTAAAAAGCCATTGACATTTAAAGAAAGTTATGTGAAGGATATAGACCACCATCGCCTGCAAATTACCCTGCCTAAAATGGCGCCCGACAGTATGGTATCGGTAGTAGTTATGGAGATTGATGGCAAGACAGCAGATGTAGAAGGGCAGATCAGTCAGCAAAACGATGGCAGTGTACATTTGCCATTGGTATCGGCAATTACCACAATAGATGGGCAGCCCGTTAAGCAAAACGGGATGGCTAATTCAGGCCGGCCTTTAGATTGGAACGATACCAGGCAAGCGGCAAGCTGGACATTTAAAATTGAAAAACCCGGCACTTATAACGTCGATCTGATCACCGGGGAATCAGGGTCGCACGGTGCGCCTGTGTGGCATGGCGGGCAATTAGTGAAAATTACCTCGGGCGATCAGGCCATTGAAACCCGTATGGTGCCCGATAGTAAGGAGTATAATATCCGCGCGCATTACTGGAAAAACATCCGCACACATAGTAAAACTTTAACATTTAACAAACCGGGGACCTACACCGTATCGTTATCTGTTTTAGAAGTAGCCCCCGATAAAACAGCATTTAATTTTAAAGCCATGGAATTAAAACCGGGAAAATAA
- a CDS encoding heparin lyase I family protein, whose product MKVILNVALLCFFTAAASAQVVLKADGKSDAYALISKVLGGDACEVPDCGHPVKHITQQFDPQLKENVFVFNIHAKLDNDRCKSFDRQRLEIKTYGPSAAKLKGERNETVVYKWKFKLDSNFKAQPTFTHIHQIKAGDGDAGAPIITLTPRFGNPDKMEVIHTGASKASSQGKLTEVDLAPFKGTWVEVTEQLHYDTRGTYSISIKRVSDGKELLNYNNNNIDLWRDNTSFCRPKWGIYRSLKSPDYIRDETLRFADISIQEL is encoded by the coding sequence ATGAAGGTAATTTTAAACGTAGCACTATTGTGTTTTTTTACGGCGGCAGCAAGCGCGCAGGTAGTGCTAAAAGCCGATGGTAAAAGTGATGCCTATGCCCTTATTTCTAAAGTACTTGGCGGCGATGCCTGTGAGGTGCCGGATTGCGGGCACCCTGTAAAACACATTACCCAGCAGTTTGACCCGCAGTTAAAGGAAAACGTGTTTGTTTTTAATATCCATGCTAAATTGGATAACGACCGCTGCAAAAGCTTCGACCGCCAGCGACTGGAAATAAAAACATATGGCCCATCGGCAGCTAAACTAAAGGGCGAACGCAATGAAACTGTAGTTTACAAATGGAAGTTTAAGCTGGATAGTAATTTTAAAGCGCAGCCCACTTTTACGCATATTCACCAGATAAAGGCGGGCGATGGTGACGCCGGGGCGCCAATTATTACACTTACGCCACGTTTTGGCAACCCCGACAAGATGGAGGTGATACATACGGGTGCATCAAAAGCATCATCGCAGGGAAAACTGACGGAGGTTGACCTGGCGCCATTTAAGGGCACCTGGGTTGAAGTGACCGAGCAATTGCATTATGATACCAGGGGCACGTACAGCATCAGTATTAAACGCGTAAGCGATGGTAAGGAATTGTTGAACTACAACAACAATAATATAGACCTTTGGCGCGATAATACATCGTTCTGCCGGCCTAAATGGGGGATATACCGCAGCCTGAAAAGTCCTGATTATATTAGGGATGAAACACTGAGGTTTGCAGATATTTCCATACAGGAATTATAA
- a CDS encoding CocE/NonD family hydrolase: MKKTATLLFALMLYLTVFAQEVNVLSQASINARYINEHYTKKDVYIPMRDGVKLFTSLYIPKDASASKKYPMLMQRTCYSIAPYGVNSYPNRLGPSETIMKQGYIFVYQDVRGRWKSEGTWTNMTPEFDEHKTNKDVDESTDTYDTIDWLVKNVADNNGRVGQYGTSYPGFYTAAGILSNHPALKASSPQAPISDFFFDDFHHNGAFLESYIFTFPTFGVQKKDTTTHSWYSNPAINIKRSTADGYQFLLDQGPLSSFNQWYKDNFFWQETMNHPSYDEFWQKRSLPKHYKKVSPAVMLVGGWFDAEDLTGPLAIHRAIEKSDPSAYNTIVMGPFGHGRWGRETGHTLHSNVYFGDSIATFYQRNIEAKFFDHFLKGSGDKKNSGLPTAYMYNTGSKEWKMFDKWPSPGATHQKMYLDANGKLSFTAPAKAGSTSFISDPNKPVPYTEDNTTTEGFTPHNYMSEDQRFAGRRPDVLTFQTDVLTEDITLGGEIMSHLKVATTGTDADWIVKLIDVYPGNEPQHPYLPNKNILMAGYQQMVRSEIMPGRFRNSFEKPVAFVPNQKSDVTFRLQDVLHTFKKGHRIMIQVQSTAFPLWARNPQKFVPNPYKATAADYIKATHTVFNDSFVDVEVLR, encoded by the coding sequence ATGAAAAAAACTGCTACACTTTTATTTGCCCTGATGTTGTATTTAACCGTATTTGCGCAGGAGGTAAATGTATTATCGCAAGCATCAATAAATGCACGGTATATTAATGAACACTACACTAAAAAAGATGTATATATCCCCATGCGCGATGGAGTAAAGCTTTTTACCTCATTATATATCCCAAAAGATGCGTCGGCGAGTAAAAAATACCCAATGCTGATGCAGCGTACCTGTTATAGTATAGCACCTTATGGTGTTAACAGTTATCCAAATCGCCTGGGCCCGTCAGAAACCATCATGAAGCAGGGTTATATTTTTGTTTACCAGGATGTACGGGGCCGTTGGAAAAGCGAAGGCACCTGGACCAATATGACGCCCGAATTTGATGAACATAAAACTAATAAAGATGTAGATGAATCTACAGATACCTACGATACCATAGACTGGCTGGTAAAAAACGTTGCCGATAATAACGGACGTGTTGGCCAGTACGGGACATCATATCCCGGCTTCTATACTGCTGCAGGTATACTTTCAAACCACCCGGCATTGAAGGCTTCATCGCCGCAGGCACCAATTTCCGATTTCTTTTTTGATGATTTTCATCATAACGGGGCTTTCCTGGAAAGCTATATTTTCACGTTCCCTACTTTCGGGGTCCAGAAAAAGGACACTACTACCCATTCATGGTATAGCAACCCGGCTATCAACATTAAAAGATCAACTGCCGATGGTTACCAGTTCTTGCTTGATCAAGGCCCGCTGAGCAGCTTTAACCAGTGGTATAAAGACAACTTCTTTTGGCAGGAAACCATGAACCACCCAAGCTACGATGAATTCTGGCAAAAGCGCAGTCTGCCTAAACATTATAAAAAAGTAAGTCCGGCCGTAATGCTGGTAGGCGGCTGGTTTGATGCCGAAGATTTAACCGGTCCGCTGGCTATACACCGCGCTATCGAAAAGTCGGATCCATCGGCATATAATACTATCGTAATGGGGCCATTTGGCCATGGTCGCTGGGGACGCGAAACAGGGCACACCTTACACAGCAATGTTTACTTTGGCGATAGCATCGCTACCTTCTACCAAAGAAATATCGAAGCCAAATTCTTCGATCATTTCCTTAAAGGTTCGGGTGATAAAAAGAATTCGGGACTACCAACTGCTTACATGTACAACACCGGTAGCAAAGAGTGGAAAATGTTTGATAAATGGCCATCGCCCGGCGCTACGCACCAAAAAATGTATCTGGATGCAAATGGTAAGTTAAGCTTTACAGCCCCGGCTAAAGCAGGCTCAACGTCGTTTATAAGCGACCCTAATAAACCAGTCCCTTATACGGAAGATAACACCACTACCGAAGGCTTTACTCCGCATAATTATATGAGTGAAGACCAGCGCTTTGCCGGTCGCCGTCCGGATGTCTTGACCTTCCAAACTGATGTACTGACTGAAGATATCACTTTGGGCGGAGAGATTATGAGTCACCTGAAGGTAGCAACAACTGGTACCGATGCCGACTGGATAGTGAAACTGATCGATGTTTATCCCGGCAACGAACCGCAGCACCCGTACCTGCCGAACAAAAATATACTGATGGCAGGCTACCAGCAAATGGTACGGTCGGAAATTATGCCGGGCCGTTTCCGAAACAGCTTTGAAAAACCGGTAGCGTTTGTGCCTAACCAAAAAAGCGATGTAACCTTCCGCCTGCAGGATGTGCTGCATACCTTCAAAAAAGGTCACCGCATTATGATACAGGTGCAAAGCACAGCCTTCCCGCTATGGGCGCGCAACCCGCAAAAGTTTGTGCCGAACCCATACAAAGCAACCGCGGCCGATTACATTAAAGCAACTCACACGGTATTTAATGATAGCTTTGTGGATGTGGAAGTGTTGAGATAG
- a CDS encoding DoxX family protein produces the protein MTTTNTLAQPWSPAQKVGFRFALLFFILFILCDPNGAVPLLSNYEGVYMAPVQKLVVWMGTHVFHLTKPITAFTNGSGDTTYNWIVLLLIFIKSVVGAAIWSLIDTKPKSYDRLYYWLLVVLRFYVGFTMLGYGGYKVIKLQFPAPGPARLLESYGDSSPMGLAWTFMGYSKAYNYFTGIAELTCGILLLFRRTTLFGAVIAFTVIANIVAINYCFDVPVKIVSSALLLMVIFILLKDLNRIIKFFFLNQTAEPAVLTPRRFQKRWKNISLTVTKYLLIAYTVFSIGGNVISNMKYGDDAKHPVLYGLFNTQTFIQGKDTLPPLTTDTTRWKRISINSFGSVRITTMNDSTRNYSFKADSVKKQIIIGSFKDTTRKYTFAYTLSKDSILNMTGKGPNGDMSATLKRFDEKKFLLMRRGFHLINESPFNK, from the coding sequence ATGACTACCACCAACACTTTAGCCCAACCCTGGTCGCCGGCCCAAAAGGTAGGCTTTCGTTTTGCCTTACTGTTTTTTATACTCTTTATCCTTTGCGATCCTAACGGCGCGGTGCCCCTGCTAAGCAATTACGAGGGCGTTTATATGGCCCCTGTTCAAAAGTTGGTGGTGTGGATGGGTACGCATGTGTTTCATCTGACCAAACCTATTACCGCTTTTACCAATGGCAGCGGCGATACTACTTATAACTGGATAGTATTGCTATTGATATTTATCAAATCGGTGGTTGGCGCTGCTATATGGTCGTTAATAGATACCAAACCTAAAAGTTACGACAGGTTATATTACTGGCTGCTGGTTGTGCTGCGTTTTTATGTGGGCTTTACCATGTTGGGTTATGGTGGCTATAAAGTTATTAAGCTGCAATTCCCGGCGCCTGGCCCGGCCAGATTGTTGGAATCATATGGTGATTCCTCGCCAATGGGGCTGGCGTGGACGTTTATGGGCTACTCCAAAGCCTACAATTATTTTACCGGTATTGCCGAACTTACTTGCGGTATACTGTTACTGTTCCGTCGTACTACACTATTTGGGGCCGTAATAGCGTTTACGGTGATCGCTAATATTGTAGCTATCAATTATTGTTTTGATGTGCCGGTAAAAATTGTATCGAGCGCCTTGTTGCTGATGGTCATCTTTATTTTGCTGAAAGACCTGAACCGCATCATCAAATTCTTCTTCCTTAATCAAACTGCCGAACCGGCCGTGCTTACGCCGCGACGCTTTCAAAAACGCTGGAAAAATATCTCACTAACCGTTACCAAATATTTGCTGATAGCCTACACCGTGTTTAGCATTGGCGGCAATGTAATTTCGAACATGAAATACGGCGACGATGCAAAGCACCCGGTGCTTTACGGCCTTTTCAACACCCAAACCTTTATACAGGGTAAAGACACCCTGCCACCACTAACCACGGATACTACCCGCTGGAAACGCATCTCAATTAACAGCTTTGGCTCGGTGCGTATAACCACTATGAACGATAGCACACGTAATTACAGCTTTAAAGCAGACAGCGTAAAAAAACAAATCATCATTGGCTCGTTTAAAGATACAACACGCAAGTATACCTTTGCTTACACTTTATCAAAAGACAGCATATTGAACATGACCGGCAAAGGGCCAAATGGCGACATGAGCGCGACACTGAAACGCTTTGATGAAAAGAAATTCCTGTTGATGCGCCGTGGGTTCCATTTAATAAATGAATCGCCATTTAATAAGTAA
- the lpdA gene encoding dihydrolipoyl dehydrogenase gives MQYDVIVIGSGPGGYVAAIRCAQLGLKTAIVEKYSTLGGTCLNVGCIPSKALLDSSEHYHNAAHAFEDHGIKLKDLKFDFGRMIKRKQEVVDANTSGITFLMKKNKIDVHQGVGSFKDKNTIKVTKADGTATEITATNVIIATGSKPSSLPFLKIDKKRIITSTEALSLPEVPKHLVLIGGGVIGLELGSVYARLGAKVSVIEYMDGIIPTMDKGLGRELQKVLTKLGMDFYLGHKVTGATVKGKEVTVTFDTPKGEKGELKGDYCLVAVGRIAYTDGLGLENIGLTVEERGRKITVDEHLQTSVKGVYAIGDVIKGAMLAHKAEDEGTLVAEQLAGQKPHINYNLIPGVVYTWPEVASVGQTEEQLKAAGVAYKSGQFPFKASGRARASGDLDGFVKVLADATTDEILGVHMIGPRAADMIAEAVVAMEFRASAEDVTRASHAHPTYTEAMREACLAATDKRPIHI, from the coding sequence ATGCAATATGATGTTATCGTTATAGGTTCGGGTCCTGGTGGTTATGTTGCCGCTATACGTTGTGCCCAATTGGGTTTAAAAACAGCCATTGTCGAAAAATACAGCACCCTGGGTGGTACCTGCTTAAATGTGGGCTGTATCCCAAGCAAGGCGCTGCTGGATTCATCTGAACATTATCATAACGCCGCCCATGCTTTTGAAGACCATGGCATTAAGCTGAAAGACCTGAAATTCGATTTCGGCCGCATGATAAAGCGCAAGCAGGAGGTGGTTGATGCCAACACCAGTGGCATTACCTTTTTAATGAAGAAGAACAAAATTGACGTACACCAGGGTGTAGGTTCGTTTAAAGATAAAAATACTATTAAGGTTACTAAGGCCGATGGTACGGCGACCGAGATCACCGCTACCAACGTGATCATCGCTACCGGTTCAAAACCATCAAGCCTGCCTTTCCTGAAGATAGATAAGAAACGCATCATCACATCAACCGAGGCTTTAAGCCTGCCGGAAGTACCTAAACATTTGGTGCTGATTGGCGGCGGGGTTATCGGTCTGGAGTTGGGTTCTGTTTACGCGCGTTTAGGTGCCAAGGTATCGGTAATTGAATACATGGACGGCATTATCCCGACTATGGATAAAGGCTTAGGCCGCGAACTGCAAAAGGTACTGACCAAATTAGGCATGGACTTTTACCTGGGCCATAAAGTAACCGGCGCTACCGTAAAAGGCAAAGAAGTAACCGTAACTTTTGATACCCCTAAGGGTGAAAAGGGCGAGCTTAAAGGCGACTACTGCCTGGTAGCTGTTGGCCGTATTGCTTATACTGATGGTTTAGGTTTGGAGAATATAGGTTTAACTGTAGAAGAACGCGGCCGCAAAATTACTGTTGATGAGCACCTGCAAACCAGCGTTAAGGGCGTATATGCTATCGGTGATGTAATTAAAGGCGCCATGCTGGCCCACAAAGCCGAGGATGAAGGCACTTTAGTTGCCGAACAGCTTGCCGGACAAAAACCACACATTAATTACAACCTGATACCGGGCGTAGTTTATACATGGCCTGAAGTAGCCAGCGTTGGCCAAACCGAGGAGCAGTTGAAGGCCGCAGGTGTTGCCTATAAATCAGGTCAGTTTCCGTTTAAGGCCAGCGGGCGTGCCCGTGCCAGCGGCGATTTGGACGGCTTTGTAAAGGTATTGGCTGATGCCACCACCGACGAGATTTTAGGTGTGCACATGATAGGCCCGCGCGCGGCCGATATGATTGCCGAAGCTGTAGTAGCCATGGAGTTCCGCGCCAGCGCTGAGGACGTAACTCGCGCCAGTCACGCCCACCCGACTTATACTGAAGCGATGCGCGAAGCTTGCCTTGCGGCGACTGATAAGCGGCCGATACATATTTAA